Part of the uncultured Methanobrevibacter sp. genome is shown below.
TAAAAGTCCTACCGTACTTTGAATTGTGACGCCAACCTCTTCGGCACTGGATGCTTCCACACCGCCAAGACCCACCATATCCAGGACAGAGCCGAGACATAGTGCATAAATCATATATCCCGCAAACATCAATATTGCCAGAATGATTTCGTTTTTGGTAGGTTTTCTAAACATCAACGAATAATCCCATTTTGAGAAATACAGCAATGGAACGAGCATTATCAGACAAAACAGAACGCTTGCGATAATTTCAGATTCAAAGCCAACAAGGGCATATACCAGCAATGCAACCGGTACGCTTAAAATCAGTAACAGCCATCCTCCACTAGAAATTCTAGGATTATGCCTGTAGAAAGGAAAGTCTCTTGATTCATCAAATTCTAAAAATTTCATCTTACCACCAATTATTAGATTAACTTGACATTTATACTATATTTAGACAATATACTATAATACCATTTGCAAAAAAAAAGAGTTGTGTAGATGATTGCTCATCTACTTGAGTGTAATTTTAACTTTTTTAGCTACTTTATTATAATAGCTGTTTCCTTTATAGGTAACTGTAGCAGTGAATTTGCCTTTTTTGGCCAGTTTGGTAATCTTGAATGTCGCTTTACCTTTGGAATTGGTTTTTGCAGCATAAGTCTTACCGTTGAGCTTTAAGTAAATCTTGGTATTTTTCATCACTTTA
Proteins encoded:
- a CDS encoding type II CAAX prenyl endopeptidase Rce1 family protein translates to MKFLEFDESRDFPFYRHNPRISSGGWLLLILSVPVALLVYALVGFESEIIASVLFCLIMLVPLLYFSKWDYSLMFRKPTKNEIILAILMFAGYMIYALCLGSVLDMVGLGGVEASSAEEVGVTIQSTVGLLFSMMAEELLKFIPLMFFMRLVYKFTDNLKISVAVSTAIVLLGFGLLHYAPPTNTIVSVLLLQGLGSLFEMYGYLKTKNLFVPYISHLLTDAVMFIIILVGFS